The following proteins are co-located in the Candidatus Methylarchaceae archaeon HK02M2 genome:
- a CDS encoding translation initiation factor IF-6 yields MFTKCNDNFLLIPKGLSKTKVSKFSSFLSVEPVKTSISGLRVIGPLVAMNNNGILVSRLTEDEEIREIKRETGLTIGRVHTKYTSIGNLIVVNDNGALLSEVLPKISVKLVADVLDVPIDIMSIADYYQVGSMAVATNKGAVIHPHASEDEVKRVQDILKVDVEPSTINSGVPYVSSGIIANSKNAIVGNLTNGPELSMLSRILKV; encoded by the coding sequence ATGTTCACCAAATGCAATGACAATTTTCTTTTAATTCCTAAAGGATTATCGAAAACAAAGGTTTCCAAGTTCTCTTCTTTTTTAAGCGTAGAACCTGTTAAAACATCTATCAGTGGTTTAAGGGTGATAGGTCCTCTTGTGGCTATGAATAACAATGGTATATTAGTCTCTAGGCTTACAGAAGATGAGGAGATAAGAGAGATAAAAAGAGAGACTGGTCTGACTATAGGTAGGGTGCATACAAAGTACACATCGATAGGAAACCTTATAGTCGTTAATGATAATGGTGCTTTATTATCTGAGGTTTTACCGAAAATTTCAGTCAAATTAGTAGCTGATGTCCTTGATGTGCCAATAGATATAATGAGTATAGCAGATTACTACCAAGTCGGATCAATGGCTGTTGCAACAAATAAAGGCGCAGTCATTCATCCTCATGCCTCTGAAGATGAAGTTAAGAGAGTTCAAGATATTCTTAAAGTCGATGTTGAACCTTCGACCATTAATAGCGGTGTTCCTTATGTATCCTCGGGTATCATAGCCAATTCAAAAAACGCTATAGTAGGAAATCTTACGAACGGACCTGAGCTATCGATGTTAAGCCGAATCCTCAAAGTCTGA
- a CDS encoding 60S ribosomal protein L31, with product MAENEILERIYIIPLGRALNTPRYRRAKRSINIIKEFATRHMKSQIIKISQEVNEKIWERGIKKPPRKITVKMVKDKEGIVTISLPTEE from the coding sequence TTGGCGGAGAATGAAATTCTGGAAAGGATTTACATAATTCCTTTAGGGAGAGCTCTGAATACACCGAGGTATAGAAGGGCGAAAAGGAGCATAAATATCATTAAAGAATTTGCGACAAGGCACATGAAGTCCCAAATTATAAAAATATCCCAAGAAGTGAACGAAAAGATATGGGAGAGGGGTATAAAAAAACCTCCAAGAAAGATTACCGTCAAGATGGTTAAAGACAAAGAAGGAATAGTAACAATTTCTCTACCGACTGAAGAGTAA